In Cryptomeria japonica chromosome 10, Sugi_1.0, whole genome shotgun sequence, a genomic segment contains:
- the LOC131079670 gene encoding uncharacterized protein LOC131079670, giving the protein MWSWIKEKIDKKLNKWHNRSLSLTGRIQVCQKMLSSYSIYYSSAWMLSNYQILEIQKAIRSFLWSDVKGNRKRHAVKWDWCHTDKLLGGLGLKDLKTQGIALSAKWIFHYMDGNDPWKVLVRHNIVRGFPKKARSWRNLPFCDLIVGNFLVNVQGSAIFRSIWRAWDHVRNFITNKDFHDAKHLYGERSIWWNLHQAGKPLALSKGCSARLWAKLGISQLADLFENDKLINWDELKNRFNTPDSQKKTYNMIVKATKDLPSNCHVDSHRYLKCKWPDGVIMVNLKAKNIYRIIDHNENIINHINTVWYSSLDAVSWKKYFDILWKGPVEPKIRCFRWLILLDRLPIRQDGHTTDICSLCRLPETGRHILFDCIFAKEIWNMFGIFYTLNVNILEIVTGHIDGLKKDANLFWNMLSSNILWQIWKCRNEERYQSNLRVLTEFFQKLTFLKIFLQVHTTMMMEKDKLRRFLKDGHAIVFVYELKHGHEWRRNFDDLQMFERTCKRPNQEIRKNINSRENEIFMLTQIRECKIIVWMEGPLGWTAWVDTHYDVLH; this is encoded by the coding sequence ATGTGGTCTTGGATTAAGGAAAAAATTGATAAGAAGCTGAATAAGTGGCATAACAGATCTTTATCTCTTACTGGCAGAATTCAGGTTTGTCAAAAAATGTTGTCTTCATATAGCATATACTACTCCTCTGCTTGGATGTTAAGTAACTACCAAATTTTGGAAATTCAAAAGGCCATTAGGAGCTTCCTCTGGTCTGATGTTAAAGGCAATAGAAAAAGGCATGCGGTCAAATGGGACTGGTGTCATACTGACAAACTCCTTGGGGGGCTAGGGCTTAAAGACCTTAAAACTCAAGGTATTGCTTTATCCGCCAAATGGATCTTTCATTATATGGATGGGAACGATCCATGGAAGGTGCTGGTTAGGCATAATATTGTAAGAGGCTTTCCTAAAAAAGCTAGATCTTGGAGGAATCTCCCATTTTGTGACTTAATTGTTGGCAACTTCCTGgtcaatgtccaaggctctgctATTTTCAGATCCATCTGGAGAGCCTGGGACCATGTCAGGAATTTTATCACCAATAAGGATTTCCATGATGCTAAGCATCTATATGGtgaaagatccatttggtggaacttgCACCAGGCTGGTAAACCCCTAGCCCTTTCCAAAGGATGCTCTGCTAGGTTGTGGGCTAAACTGGGGATCTCCCAGCTTGCTGATCTTTTTGAAAATGATAAACTCATCAATTGGGATGAGCTCAAGAACAGATTCAATACTCCGGACTCCCAAAAGAAGACTTATAATATGATTGTCAAGGCTACTAAGGACCTGCCCTCTAACTGTCATGTGGACTCTCATAGATACTTAAAGTGCAAATGGCCAGATGGGGTCATCATGGTTAATCTCAAAGCCAAGAATATCTATAGAATCATTGATCataatgaaaatattattaatcataTCAATACTGTTTGGTACTCTTCTCTTGATGCTGTGTcttggaaaaagtattttgatattCTCTGGAAAGGCCCTGTTGAGCCTAAAATCAGATGTTTTAGGTGGCTGATTCTGCTTGACAGACTCCCTATTAGACAAGATGGTCACACTACTGACATTTGCAGTCTCTGCAGGCTTCCTGAAACAGGTAGACATATCCTCTTTGATTGCAtctttgctaaagaaatatggaatatgtttggtattTTTTATACTTTAAATGTGAACATTCTGGAAATTGTTACTGGTCATATTGATGGGCTTAAAAAGGATGCTAATTTATTTTGGAATATGCTATCTTCTAACATCCTCTGGCAGATTTGGAAGTGCAGGAACGAGGAAAGGTATCAAAGCAACCTTAGAGTTCTTACTGAGTTTTTTCAAAAACTCACTTTTTTAAAAATCTTTCTGCAGGTCCACACAACAATGATGATGGAGAAAGACAAGCTAAGGAGATTCTTGAAAGATGGGCACGCCATTGTTTTCGTCTATGAGCTGAAGCATGGTCATGAGTGGAGGAGGAACTTTGATGATCTTCAAATGTTTGAACGAACTTGCAAAAGGCCGAACCAAGAGATCAGGAAGAATATTAATTCAAGGGAAAATGAGATATTCATGCTTACGCAAATCCGGGAGTGTAAGATCATAGTTTGGATGGAGGGTCCTCTTGGTTGGACTGCTTGGGTTGATACCCATTATGATGTCTTACACTAG